The sequence below is a genomic window from bacterium 336/3.
GAAGTGTGGAAGATTTTAGCTGTTTCTTCAATGCCGTGATTGACGAGAAATCGTTCAATAAACTTGCTGAATATATTGATAATGCCAAAAAAGATGATAGTGTAACTGTAGTAGCTGGTGGAAATTATGATAAATCGAAGGGCTATTTTATTGAACCTACTGTTTTACAGGTTCAAGACCCTATGTATGTTACCATGCAAGAAGAGCTTTTTGGTCCTGTACTTACCATTTATGTATATCAGCCTGAAAACTTTGAAGATACATTGACACTTGTAGATAAAACATCTCCTTACGCTCTTACAGGGTCTATTTTTGCTCAAGACCGTTATGCTATTGAACTTGCAAGCAAAAAATTACGCCATGCAGCAGGAAATTTCTACATCAACGATAAACCTACTGGAGCAGTAGTAGGGCAACAACCATTTGGTGGTGCAAGAGCCTCAGGAACAAATGATAAAGCAGGTTCTTTACTGAATTTATTGCGTTGGACATCTGCTAGAACCATTAAGGAAACATTTGTTCCTCCAACAGATTACAAGTACCCTTTCATGCAAGAAAGTTAGTTTTTTAGAAAAAAGAGAAAGGAAAATGGATTATAAATTTCTATTTTCCTTCATCTTTTCTCCTTTTTCCTGAATCTAAAACAACTAAAATTTCCGACCCACAAGGTTTTCCAACAAAGATATTTATGAAAAAAGATATGAAATTTGCCACCAAGGTTATCCATGCTGGCGTAGAACCCGAACCACACACAGGAGCTGTTATGACTCCTATTTTCCAAACATCTACTTATGCTCAAAAATCACCTGGGGAGCATAAAGGTTATGAATATTCTCGCACTCATAACCCTACTCGTACAGCCTTACAGAACAATTTAGCAGCATTAGAAAATGGTCGTTTTGCTTATGTATTTGGTAGCGGGCTTGCTGCTACAGATACATTGCTTAGAACCTTCCAACCTGGTGATGAGGTCATTGTAACAGACGATTTGTATGGTGGTACTTACAGACTTTTTGTAAGAGTTATTCAGAATTTCGGTTTGAAATTCAAGTTTATTCCCATGAAGGATGCAGCCTCTATCGAGGAACACATCACTCCCCAAACCAAACTCATTTGGATTGAAACACCTACTAATCCACTGATGAATATTATTGATATTGAGGCTGTTGCTACCATTGCTAAAAAACACCTAGTCATGCTTGCTGTAGATAATACTTTTGCCTCTCCTTGCTTACAAAACCCTCTCACTTTAGGTGCAGATGTTGTTATGCATTCTGCTACTAAGTATTTGGGTGGACACTCAGATGTAGTTATGGGTGTTTTGGTAACCAGTAACGAAGAACTTGCTCAAAAA
It includes:
- a CDS encoding cystathionine gamma-synthase; protein product: MKFATKVIHAGVEPEPHTGAVMTPIFQTSTYAQKSPGEHKGYEYSRTHNPTRTALQNNLAALENGRFAYVFGSGLAATDTLLRTFQPGDEVIVTDDLYGGTYRLFVRVIQNFGLKFKFIPMKDAASIEEHITPQTKLIWIETPTNPLMNIIDIEAVATIAKKHLVMLAVDNTFASPCLQNPLTLGADVVMHSATKYLGGHSDVVMGVLVTSNEELAQKLGFLQNAVGAVLGPMDCFLMLRGIKTLHVRMQRHCENGKKVAHWLRNHPKVEKVYWVGFEDHPNHDIAKRQMKDFGGMVSFILKGDDLEEAKRVMSSFEVFTLAESLGGVESLCTHPATMTHASIPKEQREKSGLKDTLIRLSVGIEDVDDLIDDLKQAIG